The genomic stretch AAAACAAGCAGGAACGAAACAACGGTTGACCTAGGTGCACCAGCAACAAATAACCAGCCCGCGATATCCAGGAAGTCAGAAGAGGATCGGAAGGTTTATAAACAACAAAGACTTCGGCAAAGACGGCTTGCCGACGAGCAAGGGCACATAAGAGCACAGCTCTTTcttcgtgttgggtattttcgtcactgcgaccaattttttggtattttgtgACACAACAGCTCTTGGTCATCGTATTTATTTTTTGCGTGAAATGGTTTGATATATATAGTAATTCACTGGATTTATTCATTCAGGCCAATTGAAAGTCGATGAAGTTCAAATagtattgtaattttatttcattactaATCCGTATAGCAGAATTAGTTCAGTAATTATATTATTTCAAAGTAGCATTGTTAATGACAATTCGTGCTGATTTGAGTATTTACAATGAATTTTAACCATCTACTGGTAATTtatttggaaacgaaaatcaaCATGTAACTAACATGCGATTTTGGGTAATATGCTCACTGAGTCTCGCTCAgtatatgcaaaaaaaaaaaacaaaaagtaaataTCAGCAGTGGAAGCTACATTCACGTGATGGTCATACAATACAGGAAGTATTGCGATCGTGGGGAAAACTGCCGAGGTATTGGGGTGTTAGAGAAGTGACTCTCCACAATGGAAGAAACACGAGCACAGTAGTCGCATTATTAGAGAAGCGGAACCTATGGAATTAAGAACTGAACTGTGCAACGATACGAAGAGAAACTATGTTACTGACGAGGTGTCCAGACGTTGAAATTAACATTTTGAGATGTCTAGGAACGGTGCCGATCTGTCGGCGGAAACATGACTGTAATTGGTAGGGTCCATTATTCGGCTGGAAACGGCGTACTCCCGATCGACTTTTTTAAGTCGGACATTAGCAGCTTGAGAACTGTGGACAGGGAATGAATTACTCAGTTTAcaatagaggccgtcgacttagCGATGCCAAGCGAAGAATAAAGACTGTAGTGTGGACGAGAACGCTTGATCGGCGGGTATTAACTTTGCGgtaacaaaaattgccgattttttaggggtttacctttaatcgcactgacgaaactactcatgcatcatcaattatagtaacccatgagttagcaaaaaaacatTGACATCTCTATCTGTCAAATtttaactgtgatggcgaaaaaagtgaagctactccgtttaaAAGTGtgcgccgcgtcaaaaacggacatcgtgcggcactttgtggacgccgggtatgcccgttccggcatctacaacaacatcttgacactattggacaacgatcagagcatcgaaagaaagcccggttccggacggccaacgaccctgagcgagaagctacaaaggatgctgaagaggaagaccgagggaaaagtggccaaatcgctgcgtgcacttggccgggaggttggtgcatgcggtaaaatagtgaaacagtatctggagaacatggacatacatgtcaggaagcgacaGTCCtgtccattggtctcggagctgcaggcaatgacgcagcgacagcggttaaataagatggtcaagtcgattttcccggcgaatcgcgacgtggcagtggacGACGAAACCTAtctcactctggatggcaacgactggcagggtacgtatttcacttctcccacgaaggaagtgagctccaaggtgaaatttatttcacacaccaagttccccaagaatcttctgctgctgtggctgacaatcagcgagaaggggatgtcaaagccgctcttctttcgcttcgGGTTGGCCGTGAaccgggaaatttatagtatgaagtgcctgccagaagttgcgtcgttcatcaagcaATACCATAGGGGCGAAggcacggtgttctggccagatttggcgtcggcccactactcgaagcgatcgttgtagGAGACAGATGTGGTACCGAactcggcgaatccgcccagcTGCGTCTCATCGAGAATCGTTTTCCGGATTGAATTTTAGTTCGAGTAGTTATAAAGGAAGAATGATCAATTAACTGattaaaaaatcgaaacaaattaTACTTACATCAAACTGGTGATCACCTATTGACGGTAAGGCCATCGAAACCAAAGATAGCGATTGGGTTGTTCTTATCGTAATTTCAATCCACTGTGAAGTTTGGGTTTGTCTAAGTGCTAATCTTCCAGTGATGGTAATAAAGATGATCAAAAAAGCAGTCAACAACATGGAATCGCGATAATAGTTTACTGTAATGATTAATTCGTTCAACATGATCGATGATTGATTGTAAATGAAATTTGCTCACACAACATCGGCGTAGATTCTCCGTACGTTGGCAATTTCCAGGATAGCTGTTGTATGAATGTAAAATGTGAGTGTAGGATAACTAACAGTATAATGTAGCGAGCGTTGCTGTTTATAGGTACCCAAAGCGAAGCCAAATTACAACAGAGCATAACTGAAATCGATATTTATAAACTGAGAGTGAAAATGGAATTGCACCTTAAACTTACCCAAAGCTGGAACAACTATGGAAATCGCATAGAACGTTGATATTCGCTCTATAACGAACGACACCAGGATCACTGTTAACGTTTTGTCGTGCAGTGGAGTTGTACTTTCCGTTAGCTCGTGAGAGATTGATAACAAATGCCAGTTTTTATTGAGTGCTTTTAAGTCCGAAATTACCGATGTACTGAATCCGGAAATAGAGATATCATCATTAATTTGATTCCAGACTCCCAGTTGCAGTGTACAAGATACTGTTCCGTAGGGCCACCGCTGTAAGTTGTCAACGCAGGCACTTGGAAGTGTGCAAAACGAATTACATGTCACTTTACCGTTGCTGCGCAAGATGCAACCATTATCCGTACATTTGATTTCGGATTCGTCAAAGCTGAAATAGGATTTTGTTGAATACACAGCTCTTTTCATTTT from Wyeomyia smithii strain HCP4-BCI-WySm-NY-G18 chromosome 3, ASM2978416v1, whole genome shotgun sequence encodes the following:
- the LOC129733243 gene encoding acetylcholine receptor subunit beta-like, with amino-acid sequence MTGNRVLIILFNCILLIDAQSSKLKIKDKIFNNYNSSIAPESAQNRPAGLELELQVKSFYVERGYYASDGEIMKIKGLFLMTWTDERLQWEPSAFSAEDKIFIKKKDLWNPTFNMERTFDESEIKCTDNGCILRSNGKVTCNSFCTLPSACVDNLQRWPYGTVSCTLQLGVWNQINDDISISGFSTSVISDLKALNKNWHLLSISHELTESTTPLHDKTLTVILVSFVIERISTFYAISIVVPALVMLCCNLASLWVPINSNARYIILLVILHSHFTFIQQLSWKLPTYGESTPMLLNYYRDSMLLTAFLIIFITITGRLALRQTQTSQWIEITIRTTQSLSLVSMALPSIGDHQFDAYIETTADDTNLVQNDATDKPSQHNKQWKRFALIVERIGFYLLAVVYAMMLICFIPVGNDRPDNIVAPVVKPWK